One stretch of Anolis carolinensis isolate JA03-04 chromosome 3, rAnoCar3.1.pri, whole genome shotgun sequence DNA includes these proteins:
- the LOC107982591 gene encoding taste receptor type 2 member 40-like has product MGTVNSLQTTFQVVIMTCCAVGIIVNVFILVIGYLDWATRKKLPNCYMIVSCLSSSRLLLQGTVLYSTLCQGTRHWNVLRVQSALLVLSSTACLWFAACLSAFYCAKIATFTQRHFLLMKLRISGMVPYLLLGSMLVSLISSVPFIWTDFSVHLCNSTRSSVKNTTSDSTVGNISYFKVFIVYLTWMTIPLLFFTASSTLLIASLWRHTKQMRRNMTGFKDLSTQVHSNAIKTLISFLVLYFCSFVDEILLGIPSCLTRNRWKHSICSFIAAVCPSIHSILLIFFNVRLKQTFKGILLSMRCHGGKACS; this is encoded by the coding sequence ATGGGGACTGTAAATTCTCTTCAAACCACCTTTCAGGTTGTTATCATGACTTGCTGTGCTGTGGGGATAATAGTCAATGTATTTATTTTGGTCATTGGCTACCTAGACTGGGCAACAAGGAAAAAACTGCCCAATTGTTACATGATTGTAAGTTGTCTCAGTTCATCTAGACTTCTTCTGCAAGGGACAGTATTGTACTCTACGCTTTGCCAAGGGACACGCCACTGGAATGTACTCagggtacagtcagccctcctggTGTTGTCCAGCACAGCTTGCCTTTGGTTTGCTGCTTGCCTCAGTGCCTTCTACTGTGCAAAGATTGCCACTTTCACCCAGCGGCATTTCCTGCTAATGAAGCTGAGAATCTCTGGGATGGTTCCATATCTTCTTCTGGGATCAATGTTGGTCTCTTTGATCTCTTCTGTCCCTTTCATCTGGACAGATTTTAGTGTTCACCTCTGTAACTCAACCAGGAGTTCTGTGAAAAACACCACCAGTGACAGCACCGTTGGGAACATCTCCTACTTCAAGGTTTTCATCGTGTACCTGACTTGGATGACCATTCCTCTTCTGTTCTTCACAGCATCATCCACCCTCCTAATTGCATCTCTCTGGAGACACACCAAACAGATGAGACGCAACATGACTGGCTTCAAGGATCTGAGCACACAGGTTCACAGCAATGCCATTAAGACTCTGATCTCCTTCCTAGTGCTTTATTTCTGCAGCTTTGTAGATGAGATTCTGCTGGGGATCCCTTCCTGCCTAACTAGGAATAGATGGAAACACAGTATCTGTTCATTCATTGCTGCTGTATGCCCCTCCATCCATTCCATTCTTTTGATTTTCTTTAATGTTAGGCTGAAGCAGACATTCAAAGGCATTCTGCTTTCCATGAGGTGCCATGGGGGAAAAGCCTGTTCCTAA